The following DNA comes from Candidatus Desulfarcum epimagneticum.
GCAATTCTTCCCTGTATTGTTCAAAATGTCTGATGAATTTTTCCTTGCTCTTTTTTACTGTTTTACGGAGCTTCTTGATATTTTTTTTGTGATCCCAATTTTTATCTCGTAATTTATGCAGTTCTTTATCAAGATGGGCATGAGGTCCGTAAGCGTGAGACAAATAATAGGCCCATTGGGTTCTCAATGAAACCTCAATTCTTTCGACAGTGTCCACCACCAGTAATCGCAATTCCCTGTCGAATATATAATGTTCAAGGATAGTGTTGAATTCAACGCCTGCTTTGAAGGCGCAAGGGGCATGAGCCTTTTCAAAAGGAAGCCAATATGCTGACAGGCGGTAATAATTGAGGTGAGAAAGATAACGCTTGGCCCTACTGAAATCTTTGAATCGCATTCCGCGTGATTTAAGCAGATCGACCTGTTCCAGGAAGGTTAAGGGAGGCTTATCGAAGGGATTTTTGACAGATCGCACCAAGCCCTCCTTAAAAAAGTAACCTCCCGGGGTGCGCAGAGCTTACGGGATGCGTGGGAGGTGTTATTCAACAATTTTGGCTTATAAATAACCTCTATTGGCTAGGTTGTCAATAGTAATTTTTTGACTCGCAATTCAACGCCGATTAGAATATTATTTGCCTGTTTCACTTTTTCTGGTTTTCATGGAGCGGAATAAAAACCAGCGTAAGAGGATATGGCAGCGATGGGCAATATGCCAAATATGGCCTTTAAGATGATGCCTGTTCGCACGCGCCAATTATTCATCCATATTTCGTTCCAAATCGTTTCTTAGAACTGTGTTTTGGTCATCAAAAAGGGGGCTCCAAGACTAAACTGAAGACATTTTTAACATGTTATTGTAAAAAAAAATCAATCAATTGGTTTGGTCCGACTGGCGAAACCACCTTTATACCTCATAAAGTCTTTCCCTGGACCCATTGATGACCTTGGGCATTCCTTTGGGCGAACAATAGCGCCAAGAGCTTTTATAATAAATGCGGAATCGCCATCAGCTTCCTCAAAGCAAGCTTCAAGATATGCCGCCATTTCTTCAGGTGTTCTTATATGTTCTGAAACGTTTTTTAATATTTCACAAAATTTTTAACGTCTTCCATATCTATTTCTTTGGGCATAATGGGGTTGCGGATGTTCATCCGTCATTGTTGGGGCTTCTGTTCTTCTCTCCGCCAGCGCCACGAGAGCACAGAAAAATCCATGCGGATGTGTTTCACCTCGGCATCTTGGGTGTAGAGCTTCCTGTGCTTCGCTGTCATCTTCCAGTCGTCGATTGCTCGGCTTGCGTTGCCACGGTATTTGGCATCGTAGTTCGAGAGGCTTGTCAGATAGACTTCCGCATACTCGGTGGTTTCTACGTAGACGGCGAGCCACGGCTCTGCCGCGAAAGCTGTGCAGGCATCAATGGCCCGGGCACGATCGTTCCTCCGCTTCTGGTATGACAGCAGGTTCACGGAGCTGAATTCCTGGTCAGGCGTCCTTGTTCGCGATTTGACCGTGATGCCCAGTCGGGCCTTGGTCGCGGGGTCGTAGGCAACAATGTCTATCCCAGTATGATCAACGATCGTGACCTCGAACCCCGATCGAGAGAACCAGTTGCAGATCAGATGCTCGCCGAAGTCTCCGATGATCTTCTGGTGGCGGGAACTCTTCTTGATCGGTGGCGGTTGCTTCATTTCGTCTCCCATCGGTTCTCTTCAGCGGGCGCGTTCTTTTGGATCCGCTGAAAGAGCAATTTATGTACTGTACGTGATCCTTGCCCACATATATCCAGTTGAATGCCACTCCTGAATCTCTTGGACGGTAGCTTTACTTCCCGGTTTTAATAGGACCCATCTTCCAGTCGGACAAAGCTATCATATTGTATTTTAAGGATAAAAATTCCAAAAATGCATATTTTTTGAGCTTAGGAAGGCCTTTTCAGCCCCCAAAACAGTATCGTAAGGTTCTTGTTCTTCCCTAATTTCAAAACCATTTTTATTGGCGACTATTTTTCGTCCAATTGCATTTGCGTCCAATTTGAATTTAACCCTTTCAACAAATTCTTTGTCGCCAACAGAGACACTCTCTGTCCACGCAGAATCACGATAAAAAACCCCTCGTTTTTATGGCAGCGATGGGTAATATGCCAAATATGGCCTTTAAGATGATGTCTGTTCGCACGCGCCAATTATTCACCCATATTTCGTTCCAAATTGTTCCTTAAAACTGTGTTTTGGTCATGAAAAAGGGGGCTCCAAGACCAAACTGAAGACAATTTTAACATGTTATTATAAAAAAAATCAATCAATTAGTTTGGTCCGACTGGCGGAAACCGGCCGATCCGACGTGGCGTGATCGTAGAGACGCACGGCGTGCGTCTCCAACACATCGGCAGGGCAAAACCGGGGAATGAAATGAAACCACAGCGGCGAGAAAAAGCCGGGGAGGCGAATGGCCCCGGGAAGATGGGCCGGGGCCCCCGCCCCAAGGAAGAGGGGCGGGGATCCCGGAGGGTGAATTATTCTTTGGGTTTGCCCATGACTTCGGCGAACATGTCCATGTCCCATGTCCGGCACTCGGCGATGTTCTGGCGGAATTTGATAAAATCGACGGTGTCCTGACCCGTGATTTTTTTGGTGTTGAAGGCGCCGAAACCCAAAAACGCCTCTCCGCCCATGTTGGCCGCCAGCCAGTGGCGGTTGCCGTTCTTGCAGATATCCCAGAAATATTTCTTTTTCATGCGGATGCCGTCGATGGATTTGATGAGGCATCCCGGGAAAAGGTTGGCGAAGCGCCAGATGATCCTGTCCACCTCTTTGTCCAGAAGCTCGAAG
Coding sequences within:
- a CDS encoding conserved hypothetical protein (Evidence 4 : Unknown function but conserved in other organisms); its protein translation is MKQPPPIKKSSRHQKIIGDFGEHLICNWFSRSGFEVTIVDHTGIDIVAYDPATKARLGITVKSRTRTPDQEFSSVNLLSYQKRRNDRARAIDACTAFAAEPWLAVYVETTEYAEVYLTSLSNYDAKYRGNASRAIDDWKMTAKHRKLYTQDAEVKHIRMDFSVLSWRWRREEQKPQQ
- a CDS encoding hypothetical protein (Evidence 5 : Unknown function); protein product: MDANAIGRKIVANKNGFEIREEQEPYDTVLGAEKAFLSSKNMHFWNFYP